A single Tachypleus tridentatus isolate NWPU-2018 chromosome 9, ASM421037v1, whole genome shotgun sequence DNA region contains:
- the LOC143225478 gene encoding uncharacterized protein LOC143225478 isoform X1 → MGCLSSRALVEKRRDLFQVWNVDDKGNHVSTGKIELTHSELILYQKRKLPIRWPLQCLRQYGYDSELFSFECGRKCSTGPAIYAFKCHHAEALFNLLQSCIQNYSNGDCCHTEGEIGEASASCSTRLSQQETALSLHNLAPVRNSNIPSSSTFIVSSPRHCSIQNNNQTKCTVKHSFPEKCSTKTATLDCLICHCSVHSCKTFSTPSPHYMNEEIITLDSHHPRSSFSSVVSHPYVNSSAIQDTMKKSVTTKSLNQKHSYVNGTVDSFNCIGYEYLNDQCSDTPCSPTSGCNLDTHIVDINTNYTRLDELWKQEYIAKHENEDCYFKRGLEQISVTCGQTNTITSADSLSHGCPARFTHEIVNSKISQNNNSHMYINTKQNYVQANQTEEVQMKYITLDLQQNNKSGSTSSIKWRSPTTGCSMDSTHQHPEGYTTIDFEKTVALLNSANPTVDLDYSIRKTRHSGTIPGGSF, encoded by the exons ATGGGTTGTTTATCTTCTCGAGCTCTAGTGGAAAAAAGAAGAGATTTGTTTCAA GTATGGAATGTGGATGACAAAGGGAACCATGTGTCTACAGGGAAAATTGAACTTACTCACTCAGAATTAATTTTATATCAGAAAAGAAAACTTCCCATACGATGGCCTTTACAATGTTTGAGACAGTATGGTTATGACTCAGAATTATTCTCATTTGAGTGCGGTCGTAAATGTTCAACAGGGCCTGCTATTTATGCTTTTAAATGTCATCATGCAGAAGCCTTGTTTAATTTGCTTCAAAGTTGTATTCAAAATTACTCAAATGGAGATTGCTGTCATACAGAAGGTGAGATTGGAGAAGCTAGTGCTTCTTGTAGTACCAGACTTAGTCAACAAGAGACTGCCCTTAGTCTGCATAATTTGGCACCTGTAAGAAATTCAAATATTCCTTCATCATCAACTTTCATAGTATCATCTCCAAGACACTGCAGCattcaaaataataatcaaaCTAAATGCACTGTAAAACATTCATTCCCAGAGAAGTGTTCTACTAAAACTGCTACATTAGATTGCCTTATTTGTCACTGTAGTGTTCAttcatgtaaaacattttcaactcCATCACCTCACTACATGAATGAAGAAATAATAACTCTTGACTCTCATCACCCAAGGTCCTCTTTTTCTAGTGTAGTTAGTCACCCTTATGTCAATTCTTCTGCCATCCAAGACACCATGAAAAAATCCGTTACAACAAAATCTTTAAATCAGAAGCATTCTTATGTAAATGGAACTGTGGATTCTTTTAACTGTATTGGTTATGAATATCTAAATGATCAATGTAGTGATACTCCTTGTTCACCTACAAGTGGTTGCAATTTAGACACACATATTGTGGATATAAATACCAACTACACACGTTTAGATGAGCTCTGGAAACAGGAATATATAGCTAAACATGAGAATGAGGACTGCTATTTTAAACGAGGGTTGGAACAAATATCTGTAACATGTGGACAGACAAACACCATTACTTCTGCTGACAGTCTTTCTCATGGCTGTCCAGCAAGGTTTACTCATGAAATAGTAAACAGTAagatttcacaaaataataactctcacatgtatataaatactaaacaaaattATGTGCAAGCAAATCAAACAGAAGAGGTTCAGATGAAGTATATTACATTAGAtcttcaacaaaataataaatcaggTTCTACTTCCTCTATAAAGTGGAGATCCCCAACTACTGGGTGTTCTATGGATTCCACACATCAACATCCAGAAGGTTATACAACTATTGATTTTGAGAAAACTGTAGCTCTTTTAAATTCTGCAAATCCCACTGTTGATTTAGATTATAGTATTCGCAAAACCAGGCACAGTGGAACTATACCAGGTGGCAGTTTTTAG
- the LOC143225478 gene encoding uncharacterized protein LOC143225478 isoform X2, which produces MRFVWNVDDKGNHVSTGKIELTHSELILYQKRKLPIRWPLQCLRQYGYDSELFSFECGRKCSTGPAIYAFKCHHAEALFNLLQSCIQNYSNGDCCHTEGEIGEASASCSTRLSQQETALSLHNLAPVRNSNIPSSSTFIVSSPRHCSIQNNNQTKCTVKHSFPEKCSTKTATLDCLICHCSVHSCKTFSTPSPHYMNEEIITLDSHHPRSSFSSVVSHPYVNSSAIQDTMKKSVTTKSLNQKHSYVNGTVDSFNCIGYEYLNDQCSDTPCSPTSGCNLDTHIVDINTNYTRLDELWKQEYIAKHENEDCYFKRGLEQISVTCGQTNTITSADSLSHGCPARFTHEIVNSKISQNNNSHMYINTKQNYVQANQTEEVQMKYITLDLQQNNKSGSTSSIKWRSPTTGCSMDSTHQHPEGYTTIDFEKTVALLNSANPTVDLDYSIRKTRHSGTIPGGSF; this is translated from the coding sequence GTATGGAATGTGGATGACAAAGGGAACCATGTGTCTACAGGGAAAATTGAACTTACTCACTCAGAATTAATTTTATATCAGAAAAGAAAACTTCCCATACGATGGCCTTTACAATGTTTGAGACAGTATGGTTATGACTCAGAATTATTCTCATTTGAGTGCGGTCGTAAATGTTCAACAGGGCCTGCTATTTATGCTTTTAAATGTCATCATGCAGAAGCCTTGTTTAATTTGCTTCAAAGTTGTATTCAAAATTACTCAAATGGAGATTGCTGTCATACAGAAGGTGAGATTGGAGAAGCTAGTGCTTCTTGTAGTACCAGACTTAGTCAACAAGAGACTGCCCTTAGTCTGCATAATTTGGCACCTGTAAGAAATTCAAATATTCCTTCATCATCAACTTTCATAGTATCATCTCCAAGACACTGCAGCattcaaaataataatcaaaCTAAATGCACTGTAAAACATTCATTCCCAGAGAAGTGTTCTACTAAAACTGCTACATTAGATTGCCTTATTTGTCACTGTAGTGTTCAttcatgtaaaacattttcaactcCATCACCTCACTACATGAATGAAGAAATAATAACTCTTGACTCTCATCACCCAAGGTCCTCTTTTTCTAGTGTAGTTAGTCACCCTTATGTCAATTCTTCTGCCATCCAAGACACCATGAAAAAATCCGTTACAACAAAATCTTTAAATCAGAAGCATTCTTATGTAAATGGAACTGTGGATTCTTTTAACTGTATTGGTTATGAATATCTAAATGATCAATGTAGTGATACTCCTTGTTCACCTACAAGTGGTTGCAATTTAGACACACATATTGTGGATATAAATACCAACTACACACGTTTAGATGAGCTCTGGAAACAGGAATATATAGCTAAACATGAGAATGAGGACTGCTATTTTAAACGAGGGTTGGAACAAATATCTGTAACATGTGGACAGACAAACACCATTACTTCTGCTGACAGTCTTTCTCATGGCTGTCCAGCAAGGTTTACTCATGAAATAGTAAACAGTAagatttcacaaaataataactctcacatgtatataaatactaaacaaaattATGTGCAAGCAAATCAAACAGAAGAGGTTCAGATGAAGTATATTACATTAGAtcttcaacaaaataataaatcaggTTCTACTTCCTCTATAAAGTGGAGATCCCCAACTACTGGGTGTTCTATGGATTCCACACATCAACATCCAGAAGGTTATACAACTATTGATTTTGAGAAAACTGTAGCTCTTTTAAATTCTGCAAATCCCACTGTTGATTTAGATTATAGTATTCGCAAAACCAGGCACAGTGGAACTATACCAGGTGGCAGTTTTTAG